In Anopheles arabiensis isolate DONGOLA chromosome 2, AaraD3, whole genome shotgun sequence, the genomic window AAATATTCTGCAAAATTTATACTTTTTCACAAGACGCAAGCCGCCGTCAAAAACAAGCGCGCaccattttgttttcgctctctcgctcttgcaAGCTTCGCTTTGGCACCGTAAAATTGATGCTTCGGCTTGACGCGCGCCAAGAAAAACGTAATCATGTTGTCACTCAACTATAATTTACACAAAGTCGCAAATCATATGATTAATTATTCTCTTTTTGCACTTACTATGCTCTGGTACCGCAGGAAGTAAAGAAACTCTAGCACACAAATTTATCAAGCCCCAGCACGATATTTTTCTCTTGAATCCAAGCTTTCTGCTACACCACTGGCTATAGCCGAATGAGTTGAAGACGTGCAAGAAAATTGGACTGTGGCAGTTTTTAACAATCAAATCAGCGTGATGTGAAGCGTCAGCATTTTATATTCAGGGAACTATTCTCGAATTCATTCAGCATAATAgagtttttaaattttaataattcattgTTGCTTTCGATGcaggaaaaataacaattaatTAGCatgatttcaaaataataaaataacgcGAAACACATGCCGTGGCGGGTTTCCCATTGTGCGAAATAGGTGACCAGTGCTGCcagatatgtttttttatagataTTGTGCAGGctgtccccgagatacgcCATGAATGCGGATCGAGAAAAATCtgtgtacagtctgttcccgcgATACGCAGTTTATGCGTTTCCGTGGAATCCGCAATAATCTAATTCTATGTTTTTCGGCTAAAATACATGTACTCGGTATTTTTGATTATATTTATTGCTTGTAttcactttatcatttattgtaTACGCTTCGTGCAGAATATTCTGATATTTCTGGCTGTGATCcatcaaatttagaaaaccgcgtatctgcGTAAGTCGAGCAttgcgtaactcgggaacataCTGTATCACCGAATCCGAATATAACAtgtaccgcgtatctcggggacgATCTGTATATATTTACGCTGCTGCTGATAGTTGATGCTAGGTGCCGGATAAATATTAACCTATTACACCGTTCGTgtcatatttgttttaaaaaaataggtaGAAAACAAATACCACTAAATTAAACAAAGCTCTCTTGAATTTCAGCTCTGTAACGTGCTGGCGGCGGACCAATTCTGAAAAAAAGTGGAAAGATGCCTCGTCGTTCTTACTCACGTTCCCCGTCACGATCCAAAAAATCAAGCCATAGCGCCAAATCTTCCAGACGCCGATCGAGATCAAAGTCACGGGACTATGATAAGTATCGTAGAAGGGACAGCGACAAAAGCAGACGCCGGGAACGATCAAAAAGCCGATCCGTAGCATCCTCATCAGCGTATCATCGAGACAAAAAGGCTTCGTATCGTGATAGATCAAGAGATAGAAGTTATAGAGACAGAACGCGCAAGAGATCCGCTTCCCGGAACAAGTATCGCGAACGGAAATCTCCTGATCGAGCTCGGTACCGCCGATCGTCCAGCAGCTCCAGCTCTTCATCGACATCTAGctccagcagtagcagcagcagtagcagcagtagcaaaagTCGCAGCGATAGCGTGTCAAAATCATCTCGTAGCCCTAAAAATCCTTCGCCTCCCGTACAAGTCAACAAAGAAAGTTTGGAAAAAACCTACACTTTTAAGTCATTATCGGACGCGTGCGATGATCCATTGAACAAAGCTACGAAACTAGACGAACTGAATGCCGACGAGTTTGTTCCACAAAGCTTTGTATCCAGTAGAAAGGCAGTGGCCCCTGGGCCTGCAGCAAGCAGCATCGTGATAAATCTGGAGGAACAAACGATAAAAGTGCCCACGAATGAAAGCACGGTACCAGCTGAAGATCCCTTGTTTCACAGTACGGTGGGTAAAATGTTTCATAAATCACTAAAATGCGTATAacaattttacaattattttcaatatttttcagttttttggAAGCGACGACAGTGAGCGAATGGCTCGATGGGTTAAAAAACTCTACCTTTTGCGCCAAACAATAACCTAAGTGAAATGAGAAACATGATATTTGGAACTACCTAATAAATAGTATTTTATTCACTAATTGCACATGCACCAAAGCATTTAAAATATGTCCGATCCAGTTTTTCTTGCTTTAATCCATGCTTCTTCAGCTGACTGCATTTCTTCGGCCGACGGTTCCATCGGGCTTCCATCGTCGTTCAACTTTCCGGACTTCCAATCATCTATGATCTTTTGGGCATACACCGAATTGAACAGGTCCTGGCTGGTGAATTCCGACTGCACAACATCAGGCGCTTTGTACGAGACGTATGGCTTGAATTTACATCCTTCCAAGTTGGGGacaatcagctccggaatcctTTCCGCTATTTCAACAAAGTTGCCGTCGATGGTTACGCCTGTATCACGCACACCTCGCTTGTCGATTGGCATATCCGGGTAAAGGTCCGGATTGGCAGCACGTTGTTGTTTGAAGATGCGTGTTCCCCGTTTGTTGTACAGCACAAAATTCTTCTTCCCGACAAGGATGCCGTGGTAGAGATGCCTCGTTTGATGATATGGAACATTTGTAAAGGAAAAATCGCCGGTGTGTAATCGTGCACAAATGGACAGAGGTATGATGTGCTTGGAACGGtgcaaaaggaaaacataCATCTGACAGCATCGGAAGCTTGACAGCTTCCAGCATAGAAAAGCAGGGTCTGGCAACACGGTCAAAGTAACGCGAGCGGTGTTGGTGCCGCTATTTCGTGGACGACAAAGTTGCCGTCGATGCGTTACGCCTGTATCACGCACACCTCGCTTGTCGATTGGCATATCCGGGTAAAGGTCCGGATTGGCAGCACGTTGTTGTTTGAAGATGCGTGTTCCCCGTTTGTTGTACAGCAAAAATTTTCGAAAATTCTTCTTCCCCGACAAGGATGCCGTGGTAGAGATGCCTCGTTTGATGATATGGAACATTTTGTAAAAGGAAAAATCGCCGGTGTGTAATCGTGCACAAATGGACAGAGGTATGATGTGCTTGGAACggtgcaaaaaggaaaacatacaTCTGACAGCATCGGAAGCTTGACAGCTTCCAGCATAGAAAAGCAGGGTCTGGCAACACGGTCAAAGTAACGCGAGCGGTGTTGGTGCGTTGTTTGCATAGCTGAAAACTAAACTACATTTTAACGTGGACGAAAATAATTATAGCACTCGCTGTATAGAAAAAACTGTTTCGGAATGTAATACTCGCCATCTAGGAGCATAGCGGCTTATGTGAGATAATAGTTAGTAGCATAATCTTGGAATAATAGACCACTGTGTCTTTCGCTTCGTGTGGATgtctaaaacaaaaatggcgcCTGTCGCAGGGGTAACACTGCATCTAGAATGCTGGCGGGATGAGCTGAGCCCGGCACAGACAGCCGCCTACgaaaaagcagaaaaagagCACCATGAAGTACGGAACAAGCTGAAAGAGATTGTTCAGGAAACTGGCGGAAAGAACATATTTGCCGGACAGGTGTTTACCGCTTATCAGGTATTGGGACCGGTACCGGGATTGGAACAAATTTCCAAACCGGTCACTGCATTGTCGCGCAAGAAAATGCCTTCAATGCCGCCGGCACTTGCACCGCTGGGCAGTTCATCTTCCCCAGAGCCTTCAGCAAGTTTCCGGCGTCGGAGTCGAAAGGCGGATTCGCCGGCCGGAGAGAACCCCGAGCCCGTGGTTGATATTGCCTCTGACGATCCCGATGAAGATTATATCCCACTAGCGAAGCGCATGAAACAAAAGGCGAAAGAGAAAACGACGCCCGTGCCCGCGAAAAAAACGAGAGAAGAAAAGGTCAAAACTCCGGATCCGAAGATCAAATCGCCGAAAACCCCTGGTTTAACACCAAAGGTCGCCGCTATTTCTGTACGACCCACCGAATTCAACTCCATCGGAGGGTTGCAAGTCGGCGCGGAAAAGGACAAAAAGCGATCCGCCGCAGAGCCCTCGGCCGTGGTCGATCTTACGAAAGATGATTCGGGCAAACCGACGGCCGATTCGCGAGAAATATCTTTCAGCAAGATTCAGGGTAAAACTTTCCCTTCACTCGTCGTACTAGCAAGACCGTCGTTGCGCGTCGTCGACAAAGCGGTAACCGACCGGCCCCAACTTGACGCGAAGGTGAAAAATGTCCTCGTCCACCCTGCGCCAAAGTTTACGGAATGGCTTATTCAGCAGGGATTAATCAAGTCGGAACAAACGTGTCAAATTCATAACGACAAGCCACTGAAGCTGGGCATGTATTCCGACACGAGCAAATTCCCGTACTCGGGTGGCTACTTTTGGATCAGTGATTGTTGTCCGACTAGGTTCACGTCTGTGTTCCACGGTTCGCTATTCGAGGGTTCTCCACATCCTCCGTCAGTAATTTTGAAGCTGATCTACCACTGGGCCTGCCAAACGAACGTATCCAACGTGGTAAACTGGGTGAAGGTCGATAACATGTACCTTAAGGGTCTGTACACATTGTTACGGTCCGTTTGCACATTGGCATTATGTAGACATATGAAGCTTCTCGGCGGTCCCAAAAAATCGATCGAGATCGGAGTAATTTCATTGGGAACAACTACGCAGGTACGTCCAATTTGTGCCTTTCCTCGAGACTTTCCACACGCTAACATTTCGAACTCGTTTCCTTACTTTCCTTACAGGATGGGCAGCAGCGTCAGGTGAAAGTAGAGGTGTTGGGTGTGCTAGATCCGGAAGCTAAAATACTTCGCCTTCGCGCCGTGGAGCCCTTGCTGGACGCCGAAAAAAGCTACAAGAAGAGGTTTTCAAAAATTTTGGAACCACTTAGCGATTGGGTCCATAAGGATAGCGTCATTCTGACTGACCTTACCGTGGACAAAGGTACGCTGAACAGCATGGGATACAAAACCGTTATACAGGTTCCCGGTTCTGAACAGACGCTCAAGAACAGTAACGCAAATATAATGGACTATTTGCGGCGCATCGTGCCACGCATGTTCCAAAACACCTTGTCCCTTCTATCTCGACAAATCATCCAACAGTTCTTGAATGAGCTGGTGTGGCGTGAGCTGTATGGCAACAGCCCCGGCACAACATTCGATAACATAGTAAAACACTTATCTGAGGAAgcgaaaattgaaacaaaggAAAGTTTGACTACTCGCCTTCATAAGGTAAGCGAacatgcacaaacaaaacacccgtATGTTCTTCCTCAGCTTTAAAATACTGattattttgctttgctgctcaCATCCCCCAGGCCGCCGCAGATCCCTTCAAGCAGTGGGAAATTGTATCCGATATGCCAGCGTTGGGCAAAGTTCCTGGAAAACGAGGCCGAAAACCCAAGGATCAATGTTagtattgttttcattttatattttttcttaagTCACCGTAGCTCCTATTGTCTTGGTGTAAAGATTTTCGCAATTATATGTAGGCTTCAGAGATTTATTTTTCCAGCAGTTGAAAAGTCAGTCCTTGCCAAGGCTATGAGAATCGTAGAATGTCTGGATTTATTTGAGCTGCTCCTTTCTAAGTAAATTGTTGATACATGTTTACTTGACACTTGGGTCATCCGCGGTACATGTAGGGTCATGCGCAGGCAGTCATTTTACCTCGTAAAAATATTAGGTCTGAAATGTGCATTTTCTTTGTTCGTCAGCGAACTAGCGAATGGCGAACACATTTAACCATGCTTTGGTAACTGTTGTCGTCGTGCCATAGCGGGAATGCTtgtattattagtattatgcTGTAATTTCATTTCCTGGTTGTCCTTATTGAGTGCTCGGTCGTGAGCGAGGAACTCGATTTTCTTTCAGTGCCGTTTGTTTTTTAACATCTAGTTCATTGAAACAAGACTCACAAGGGTCGAACTGTTTGGTGAATGT contains:
- the LOC120898478 gene encoding serine/threonine-protein kinase fray2-like, translated to MPRRSYSRSPSRSKKSSHSAKSSRRRSRSKSRDYDKYRRRDSDKSRRRERSKSRSVASSSAYHRDKKASYRDRSRDRSYRDRTRKRSASRNKYRERKSPDRARYRRSSSSSSSSSTSSSSSSSSSSSSSKSRSDSVSKSSRSPKNPSPPVQVNKESLEKTYTFKSLSDACDDPLNKATKLDELNADEFVPQSFVSSRKAVAPGPAASSIVINLEEQTIKVPTNESTVPAEDPLFHSTFFGSDDSERMARWVKKLYLLRQTIT
- the LOC120898479 gene encoding 39S ribosomal protein L41, mitochondrial, yielding MFHIIKRGISTTASLSGKKNFRKFLLYNKRGTRIFKQQRAANPDLYPDMPIDKRGVRDTGVTIDGNFVEIAERIPELIVPNLEGCKFKPYVSYKAPDVVQSEFTSQDLFNSVYAQKIIDDWKSGKLNDDGSPMEPSAEEMQSAEEAWIKARKTGSDIF
- the LOC120898475 gene encoding uncharacterized protein LOC120898475, translated to MSKTKMAPVAGVTLHLECWRDELSPAQTAAYEKAEKEHHEVRNKLKEIVQETGGKNIFAGQVFTAYQVLGPVPGLEQISKPVTALSRKKMPSMPPALAPLGSSSSPEPSASFRRRSRKADSPAGENPEPVVDIASDDPDEDYIPLAKRMKQKAKEKTTPVPAKKTREEKVKTPDPKIKSPKTPGLTPKVAAISVRPTEFNSIGGLQVGAEKDKKRSAAEPSAVVDLTKDDSGKPTADSREISFSKIQGKTFPSLVVLARPSLRVVDKAVTDRPQLDAKVKNVLVHPAPKFTEWLIQQGLIKSEQTCQIHNDKPLKLGMYSDTSKFPYSGGYFWISDCCPTRFTSVFHGSLFEGSPHPPSVILKLIYHWACQTNVSNVVNWVKVDNMYLKGLYTLLRSVCTLALCRHMKLLGGPKKSIEIGVISLGTTTQDGQQRQVKVEVLGVLDPEAKILRLRAVEPLLDAEKSYKKRFSKILEPLSDWVHKDSVILTDLTVDKGTLNSMGYKTVIQVPGSEQTLKNSNANIMDYLRRIVPRMFQNTLSLLSRQIIQQFLNELVWRELYGNSPGTTFDNIVKHLSEEAKIETKESLTTRLHKAAADPFKQWEIVSDMPALGKVPGKRGRKPKDQSIIKSEAPPNDTILATPSPTHQNAPKKIILKKVKNEEERAAASASTPPAGSQVKKIEMKRPEKKDYTVQLESYYYGCSGGTELKESALACTDFAVPCPECPDLTFRSNVELLDHLLQHASPAIASNADGGATVQCRTCLEHVADQEEEKHKMLSHPQETKSLLCKTCSCLICEQRFSTVSVLVTHLQKSHHPLEMPYRCGGCDYRSSILRTTIEHFYEQHKGSALLQCPVCLQICCAYRTGDEGPLMKNVHQFLAHLRKHTDKAISKRCNKCALSFLDKGEQKFHSIFGHVPNKADETVKSVTSSATVIPKPPKKVTINKEHSTYRVVKRFTKLVLNLKSGSICCECGNDFDQFNHLIARVQCITCAYQTACLPSMVNHAVSCQTATSTNEKRSAVNMMDQELHCRCGFSSYDGYALARHLIACDRYGAVYSTVEAAQASVVERSMLDSLGLVRRDGDDDDEDSTAAAGEQTTSSQDDDAGPSSSSTNLNVSFSHEDTVGASSADANEGSVSGVAYDPSQSLYNIAGAGEQQFNTQLSFDDLGPPSVLPAQDNNDRTPQLKDDYQSLATPRVPEQQDY